One region of Kytococcus sedentarius DSM 20547 genomic DNA includes:
- a CDS encoding MFS transporter has protein sequence MSNTALAARDASRAAGPARPRRSSGRRPRPVGAPRSPAPGRAALRAGVFGNFVDQVHIFLPLVALAPALPTIAGERALAVVGSWVVVATLLGRPVGAMVFGPLADRVGRTATTRVAILGTAACTAGIAVVPSHASIGIASVVVILLLRFLGGVFLAGEYTAAIPLAMEWSPPRRRGLVSGLIMAMAPWAQAAIAGSTAGLLWLLGPEQYAQWGWRVVFGAGAVASLGVYLYYARSLVDEPGAARRREVATAHGGAVAVGAGGQAGAVDGGGRPAVRRPGLVELLVGRHARSSGRSSA, from the coding sequence GTGAGCAACACGGCCCTCGCCGCCCGGGATGCGTCCCGGGCGGCGGGCCCGGCGCGCCCGCGTCGGTCGTCGGGGCGACGGCCCCGCCCCGTGGGTGCGCCGCGTTCCCCTGCCCCGGGGCGGGCGGCGCTGCGGGCCGGGGTGTTCGGCAACTTCGTCGACCAGGTGCACATCTTCCTGCCGCTGGTGGCGCTCGCACCGGCGTTGCCCACCATCGCGGGGGAACGGGCGCTCGCGGTGGTGGGCTCCTGGGTGGTCGTGGCCACCCTGCTGGGCCGGCCGGTGGGGGCGATGGTGTTCGGCCCGCTGGCCGACCGGGTGGGGCGGACGGCGACCACGCGGGTGGCCATCCTGGGGACGGCGGCGTGCACGGCGGGCATCGCGGTGGTGCCCTCGCACGCGAGCATCGGGATCGCGTCGGTGGTGGTGATCCTGTTGCTGCGCTTCCTCGGGGGCGTGTTCCTCGCCGGGGAGTACACCGCGGCGATCCCGCTGGCGATGGAGTGGAGCCCACCCCGGCGGCGAGGGCTGGTCTCGGGGTTGATCATGGCGATGGCGCCGTGGGCCCAGGCCGCGATCGCCGGCAGCACGGCCGGGTTGCTGTGGCTGCTGGGCCCGGAGCAGTACGCCCAGTGGGGGTGGCGGGTGGTGTTCGGCGCCGGCGCGGTGGCCTCGCTGGGGGTGTACCTCTACTACGCGCGGAGCCTGGTGGACGAGCCCGGGGCCGCGCGGCGGCGGGAGGTGGCGACCGCGCACGGGGGAGCAGTGGCGGTGGGTGCGGGTGGGCAAGCGGGTGCGGTGGATGGCGGTGGTCGTCCTGCCGTGCGGCGCCCCGGGCTGGTGGAGCTGCTCGTCGGGCGGCACGCGCGGTCCTCTGGCAGGTCTTCGGCCTGA